In Clostridium omnivorum, the DNA window GAGGAAGATGAGAAAAAGAACAGCTTGATCATTGATAAAGTTAAATCCGTTGAGGAAGTTGAAAAAAGCTTCAATGAGTTTACTTTTAATGTAGAGGATATATTTGATGTAATCGACAGCAATGGAATAAAAGATTTAGAAGATATAAGAGCTTTTGCAAAGAAGATTCAAAATGAATTAGATTCTACTAGAGCTATAATTAAAAATATAGTACTCAATGGCAGCGGAACCGATACAATATATAGACACTCTGTAAATGTAGCAGCCCTTAGTTCTATTTTAGGAAGATGGCTTGGACTTGATGAAAGAGATATCAATCTTTTAACTTATTCAGCCGTATTACATGACTTTGGAAAGACTAAGATAGATAAAGAAATATTAAATAAAAAAGGTACTCTGACTCCAAAGGAATTTCATCAAATAAAGAATCATCCGATAGCATCCTATAACTTGATAAAACAGGTACCATTTTTGGATTCTTCGGTATGCTACGGAGTTCTTATGCACCATGAAAGACTTGATGGTTCAGGGTATCCGCTAGGTATTAAGGGTGAAAAAATTCATGAATTTGCTAAGATAATTGCTATAGCAGATACCTTTGATGCAGTTAATTCAAATAGGGTACATAGAAAAAGCAGGGGGCCTTTTGCTGCCTTGGAAATTATTCAAAAAGATAGTCTAGGAAAGCTTGATTATGAATACTGCAAAGTGTTTTTAGACCATGTAGTAAATTATTATATGGGAGAAGAAGTACTTTTAAACAATGATATGATATGCAAGATTATTCAAATTAATGTTAATGATCTAGCGCATCCTTTGGTACTTCACGATACTGAGTTTTTAGATTTGAAAAAAGAACCAGGATTAAAGGTAGAAAGAATAGTAAAATAGAATGTAACCAGCAGAAAATCGCAGCAGAATATCTTTAGGCATGTGGAAATTATTGTTTAATATTTAATTATATGTTATAATTTAGTTGAATTTTTAAGGGGTGAGAGATATTATGGAGTTTTCTGCAATACAAGAGATGATTTCAAAAATAGACGGGGTTATCAATGTTAAGGTAATAGCAAATGAGACTGATATAGAAGAGATACATATACTGGCAAATAATTTACGAGCACCAAAGCAAATTGTTAGGGATATAGAATCTTCTATACTAGCTTCTTTTAATTATAGAATTGATAGAAAAACTATAAGCATAGCTCAAATTGAAACAGATGAGCATGAGGAAATAAAAAGAATTAAGTTCGGAGGAATTTCAGTAAATACCTCCGAGAATACTATTCATTGTACTGTAAACCTTTATTACAATGATGAAGAGCATTCAGTTACACAAATGGGAATAAAAACATCCTCAAAGAGAAGAAAGATAGTAGCTGAAACTACAATTAAAGTCGTAGAACAAATACTTGGACAAGATGCCATTTTTGATATTGTAGATGTAATAGAAAGTAATACAAAAGAAGTATCTTATGTTTCAGTATTAGTAAGCATGTTAGTAAGCAACAATGAAGAAGTAATGGTTGGTTCAGCAGTAATAAAAAATGATATAAACGAAGCAATTTCCAAAGCAACTTTAGATGCAATTAATAGGAGAGTTCAAAAAAACAATTTATAGTTCTGTTAATAAAGGCCGATTAATGTTTTATTTTTTTGCCCTTAGCGGAGTTAAATATGACAAGTAATAGCGAAGTCTTGTTAATATACGCAAAGGGGGATTTTATAAATGAAAAAGTTAGTTCCAATTTTATTAGCTATTTTAGCTTTGGCTATAGCTGGTGGATCAACAGCAACTTGGATATGGTAATTTAAATAATCGGCCTTTATATATATTAGGAGGTACTTATGAAAAATTTGCCCTTCAAATTAAAAATATATTTAATCTTAGTATATATTTTTTCTGTATTATCAATATGTCTTTTTATAAAAACAAATTATGTTGAATTAAATATAACAAGTATGGGCAATATTTTGTTTTTTTCTGCCTTAATGGCAATTACAGAAACCTTCACTGTACCGTTTAAAAAAGTGTCATATAGTACCAGTTTTGCTATTCAATTAGCAGCTTATATGCTATTTGGACCAGCTTCAACCATTTTGATAATTATAATTGGATTTTCATTTAGAGTATTAAAGGTTAATGATAAATATAAGCACATCTTTAATACACCTTTTTATGGAACAGTGTTTAATTATTGCGCGTTGATACTTCCTATAATATGGGGAAATTATTTTTATATTATAAGCAGAGGAACATTTAATTTAGATAAAATATCTTCAAACATAGTACAAATAATGTTATTTTCTGTCATTGTTTTTTCATTAAATACATTAATCATATCAAAACTAAGTTCTCTAGCTACCAATAAAAAAATATTTTACTGTATTATTAGTAATTTTAAGCTATTATTAATAAATACAATAGCAATGATTCCATTTGGTATAATATTAGCATTTGCTTTTTATAAATATACATATTTAGGTGTATTATTAATACTTGCTCCAATTCTTTTAGTTAGATACACCTTATCTCTCTACGTGGATTCAAAAACAAAATTTGTTCAAACAGTGGATGCACTTATGAGGGCTATGGAAGCAAGAGATAAATATACTGAGGGCCATTCTCAAAGAGTTGCAGAATTAGCTAGTAAAATTGCAAAAGAATTAGGATATAGTGAATGGAAAATAGAACAGTTGAATATTGCTTCTCTACTTCATGATGTAGGGAAGATAGGTATAGATGACAACATATTAAATAAGCCTGGAAAGTTAACAGACGAGGAATATGAGACAATAAAAAAGCATCCAGAGATAGGTTACAATATTTTAAAGGATATAAATGGACTGGAAAATATTATATCCATTGCTAGACATCACCATGAAAGATATGACGGCAAGGGCTATCCTGATGGAAAAAATGCAGAGGAGCTTAGTTTTGATGTTTTTATAATCCAATTGGCAGATGCTGTAGATGCTATGGCCACTGATAGGCCGTATAGGAAGGCATTGTCAGAGAATGAAATATTGGAGGAGCTAAAAAGACATTCAGGTACACAGTTCCATCCGAAGGTTGTAGAGGCTTATTTACGTATAGCTGAAAAGCAAAAGAAAGCAGAGTGATTATATTTTATGTTTATTATAGCTCTAATTATTTCAATAATTATAGGATACATATTTAAGGGAAGATTAAAAAATCTAATAAATGTAGAAATGAATTACTTATATTTAGTTTTTGCGGCATTTATGATTGAAGCTATAACAATATTTTGCATTAGAAAGGGACTCCTTCAAAGGGGAACTATAACTTTTGTTTTAGACCTATGTATGTATATATTAATATTCCTATTTGGGTATTTTAATAGAAAGAATCCTTTTATTGTTATAATGTGTTTTGGATTTTTATTAAACGCTATTCCAATATTTTTAAATGGAGGAGCAATGCCCGTTGGAGTAAAAACTATAGATACAGTAGGACTTACCCATAATATAGATAGAGAAGGTCTATATAGGCTAGTAGACAGCAATACAAAGCTGTGGTTTCTTGGAGATGTTATTCCATTTAAGTTTATTACTAATCTTGCAATTAGCATAGGAGATATAGTGGCAGCTATAGGACTTATGCTGTTTGTAATAATGGGAATGAAAAAAACGAAGAGTTAAATAGATATATTATAGAGAACTAATAGGTTCTCTTTTTATTTTTGCATAAGAACAATAATATTCTCTTAGTCTTGACTTTTTACTGTAAGTATTGTTTAGTTTATATTGGGGAAATTGAATGTGAAAAATGCTCTACACCAAAAGCTTTCAGTATAGAGCATAATAATTTATTCTTAACCCCTTACTTATTTTTCATAGTTAACTACATAATTTTGAATAGGCATTGTATACTGATTGTATATAAAAGTTACTGTACATTCAGTTCTATCAAGTCTGCAATAGGAATCACCATTTTTTTGCATTTCATTAAGCACTAGTTCACGCATTTTTCCATCCCATCTTGTTTCCCACGGACTATTTCCATTTGAAACATGAGATTTATCTCCTTTTAGCATTTCTCTCAATTCTTTTAGATTATTTTCATCTTTATTTGTAAAACTAAGGTTACTAAAACCGATGTTGCCTATATCGTAAATAATCAAATCAGCCTCAGCAGCTGGGGTGTACTGATTATTAACTGTAGTACCAGTTTTAACATATTTTC includes these proteins:
- a CDS encoding HD-GYP domain-containing protein, coding for MAMMKLFLRPNDLKPGMIIAEDLIENNIVLASKGTIITQPIIDKLSQIYFLNRIAVFHEEDEKKNSLIIDKVKSVEEVEKSFNEFTFNVEDIFDVIDSNGIKDLEDIRAFAKKIQNELDSTRAIIKNIVLNGSGTDTIYRHSVNVAALSSILGRWLGLDERDINLLTYSAVLHDFGKTKIDKEILNKKGTLTPKEFHQIKNHPIASYNLIKQVPFLDSSVCYGVLMHHERLDGSGYPLGIKGEKIHEFAKIIAIADTFDAVNSNRVHRKSRGPFAALEIIQKDSLGKLDYEYCKVFLDHVVNYYMGEEVLLNNDMICKIIQINVNDLAHPLVLHDTEFLDLKKEPGLKVERIVK
- a CDS encoding HD-GYP domain-containing protein, translated to MKNLPFKLKIYLILVYIFSVLSICLFIKTNYVELNITSMGNILFFSALMAITETFTVPFKKVSYSTSFAIQLAAYMLFGPASTILIIIIGFSFRVLKVNDKYKHIFNTPFYGTVFNYCALILPIIWGNYFYIISRGTFNLDKISSNIVQIMLFSVIVFSLNTLIISKLSSLATNKKIFYCIISNFKLLLINTIAMIPFGIILAFAFYKYTYLGVLLILAPILLVRYTLSLYVDSKTKFVQTVDALMRAMEARDKYTEGHSQRVAELASKIAKELGYSEWKIEQLNIASLLHDVGKIGIDDNILNKPGKLTDEEYETIKKHPEIGYNILKDINGLENIISIARHHHERYDGKGYPDGKNAEELSFDVFIIQLADAVDAMATDRPYRKALSENEILEELKRHSGTQFHPKVVEAYLRIAEKQKKAE
- a CDS encoding DUF5317 domain-containing protein; this encodes MFIIALIISIIIGYIFKGRLKNLINVEMNYLYLVFAAFMIEAITIFCIRKGLLQRGTITFVLDLCMYILIFLFGYFNRKNPFIVIMCFGFLLNAIPIFLNGGAMPVGVKTIDTVGLTHNIDREGLYRLVDSNTKLWFLGDVIPFKFITNLAISIGDIVAAIGLMLFVIMGMKKTKS